A stretch of DNA from Pseudomonadales bacterium:
CATTGGTCTTCTGTACGATTTCCATCGCGGGCTCGACGACGCCTTCGACATTCACACCCAGCACCGCAAAACCGGTGTCTTCATAACGGCTGTGGAGTCGATCCAGCAGCGGCATTTCCTGGCGACAGGGTCCGCACCAGCTCGCCCAGAAATTGATGAGCACCACCTGCCCGCGGTATTCGTTGAGGCGCAGGTTGCTGCCTTCCAGGCTTTTCAGTGTGAAATCCGGAGCGTCCTGCTGCAGCGTGACCGCACCGACATTGGCGGCAGCCAGTGCGATGACTGTCAGTGCGACCGTCTTAGTCCATCTCATGCATCGTTTCATCTGTCTACCTCCAAACATCATAAAGACAGTGGGCCGTCGAAAGATCTGGCGAATACTGCTTCCCGGGTGCAGCACATGCCCTGTGGCGTCTGCTGCACCGGGGCTTTCACCCAGTCGCCTTTCCCTGTCGCATCGAGCGTGAATCGTCACGCTGGATCCTTCGAACTGCCGGCCTCACCGACGTTTCGGGCTGCTGCATCAGGTGCCTTCCCTGTGTACCGATTTCGCGATTGGACCATCCATAGCCGCGCCCGTTACGACAGGCAGTCGAGAAGAAACCGGAATCCGCCGACTGCACGATTCGAAAACACGCTGTCTTCAAACCGACAGCGGATTCCGGTGTAACTGACCGGCAGCTATCCATGTCTGCGTGTTCGGCTGCTCTTTCCAGGCAGCCTGTCGTTTACGCACGTTAGTTGAGGGCAGGTTTTGAAAGTGTGCCGGGATTCACAGTTCGCGAGGACCTGGTCCCGCCAGTGAGGGAATTGAGAACCGAATCAACGGGGCGCGCCGTCTCCGGAAGACCGGGCCTGCGACGGGTCCACCAGTTCGGAGAGATCGGCCGAATAGTGCAGCCGGCCCTGTGCGTCGATGATTATGGCATCTATGCCCGGCAGGCGGTCGATCAGGGCGAGACCTCTTTCGGCACCGAGCACAAACACACTGGTGGAGAGGGCATCGGTGAGCGTGGCATCCGGTCCGAGCACAGTCACGCTCATGCTGTGTCTGGCCGAATCGCCGGTAGCGGGATCGAGAATGTGGTGATAGCGCACACCCGCCTCGTCGAAGAAACGCTCATAGTCGCCGGATGTGGAAACCGCCGTGTCCTCCAGCGGCAGCAGTACGACCATCCGGTTTGCGTCACGGGGGTCCCGCACGCCGACGGTCCAGGGGTGGCCACCACGATCGCCGATTATACGGCTGTCTCCACCCGCGGACACCGATGCCTGCTCGATGCCGGCCGCACGCAGGATGTCGATGCTGCGATCCACCGCGTAACCTTTGGCGATACCACCAAGATCCACATAGACATGGGGGTGCGCGTAGCGAACCCGTCCCTTTTCGACGTCGATTTCAACATACCGGTAGTCGATAGCAGCCAGGCCTTCTTCTATCTGAGCGCTGTCCGGGCGCACGCCCTCCCGGTAGTCGTAATACCTGCCGATCGATGCATAGGTGATATCAAATGCTCCTTCGGTGAGCTCGGATACCCGGGCGCTGCGAGTCAGCAGGTCGATCATCTCCGCTGCAACAGACACCCAGCCGACAGGCGCCAGCCGATTCAGCTCGGACAGCGCGCTGGTCTCGATGTACGGACTGTAGGTCGTGTCGATTCGACGCATCTCGTCCATTACAGAGTCGAGGACCTGTTCCGCGGTTTCCGCGCTATCCGACCAGACCTCCGCATGGATAGCGGTGCCCATGATCGACTCACGCCGTTCGAACCAGTCCGCCCGGCTCATGGTGGACAGGCACAGCAGCAGGCACAGCAGCCATCGACTCATACCTGTTCGCCTGCGCAGACTGCTGCAAGACTGCTGATGGCAACACCCCGGCGAGCCTGGCGTATTTCATTGCGGTCATGGCCGCTGGTGAGATACGCCAGCGAAATGCCGCTGGCGGGATCCACCCAGGCGAGCTGGCCGCCAGCGCCGTTGTGACCAAAGGCTTCCGGGGAGTTCGTTTTACCGAAGCCCCGATAGCTGCGGCTCTCATCCCCGGCGATCACTATGCCCAGCCCGCGGTTCACGAGCTTATGAAACAGCGGGTCTCTGAGTTCACCCGTGCGCACTCTGCGGGCGCTGGTAAGGGTTTCCCGGGACCAGACTGCGGCGCTGTCGTCGAGCCCTCCGTGGAGCAGCGCCTGATAGAACAGGGCCAGTTGGGCGGCGCTGGTGATCCCACCACCACCGGGCACACCTACCGCACGGATCGCCGGATCATTGAAGCTGAGGATGGCGTCTTCAGTGACTTCTGTTACCGGTGGAGCTGGCACACCGAGCCGCTGGTAATCGGCCGGTGTCAGCGGCTCGCCCACCATGGCACAGGGAACGACCCGGTGGTTCTCCCGCTCCGGCAGACCGACGAACAGGTCGAGAAGATCCAGCGGCTGGCATATGCGCTCACGGATGAACTGCTGGAAGGCGATGCCACTGCGCTGCTCGATGATCTCGGCAAGCGCCCACATGGTGGAAGTGGGGTGATACTCGAAACGTGATCCGGGTGGCCAGCTCAGCCGCCACTGGGAGAAGCGCTCCCAGCGCCGGGTCGGATTGATCCAGTCGAGAGATTTGAATGGTGCAGCCGGAAATCCCGCCGTGTGCAGCAGCAGCTGTTCCACGGTGATCGATTCCTTACCATTGCTGCCGAAGGCCGGGATCACATCCGCAACCTTTTCGTCCACAGACAGGCGCCCGTCCTGCATGAGCAGCCAGATTGCCGCCGATGTGATGGCCTTGGTTGCGGAAAACAGACAGAAGAGGCTGGTGCTGTCCGCAGTACCGAAACTCTCAAACATCGCCAGCCGACCATTGCGCGCCACTGCAATCTGTACTGCAGGCAGCAGACCCTCTTCAACTTCCCGCCGGGCTCTGACCCGCAGGGCCTCCACCCGCGCCGGATCCAGCCCGACCGCTTCGATACCTGCGATCTCGACACTGCTCATAACCACCTCCGCTGTCTGTATTCCGGATGATTACCGATCATGGCTACCACCCGCAATCTTCGAACCCGTAGAATCGACCCTCCACAGACGGATAAGTGCCATGAACATACCCAGCCGCTTCGAAGACGCCATCGGCAACACTCCGTTGGTCCGCCTGTCAAGGCTGTCCGAACAGACAGGTTGCGAGATCCTCGGCAAAGCGGAGTTTCTGAATCCGGGCGGTTCGGTGAAGGATCGTGCCGCCCTGTGGATCATCCGGGAACACGAGAAATCCGGCGCACTCCAGCCCGGCGGAATCGTGGTGGAAGGTACCGCCGGTAACACCGGCATCGGCCTCACCCATATCTGCAACGCACGCGGCTACCGCTGCATCATCTACATGCCGGACACCCAATCGCCAGAGAAAGTCGAACTGCTGCGCACCCTGGGCGCCGATGTGCGGGAAGTCCCCGCAGTCCCCTACAGGGATCCGATGAACTACCAGAAGCAGGCCGGACGCTTTGCGGAAAGTCTGCCAGGTGCTGTCTGGGCAAACCAGTTCGACAATACCGCCAACCGGCAGGCTCACTATGACTCCACCGGCCCGGAGATCTGGGCCCAGACCGAAGGTCATGTGGATGCCTTCGTCGCTGCGACAGGCACCGGTGGCACCCTGGCCGGTGTCAGCCGCTACCTCAAGGAAGTCCACCGCGACACCCGCATCGTGCTGGCAGATCCCATGGGCAGCGCGCTGTACAGCTGGGTAAAGAGTGGCGATCCGCAGATGAGCAAGGGGCCTTCAATCACCGAAGGCATCGGCAACAGCCGGGTCACCGTGAATCTCGAAGACACCCAGGTGGACGATGCTGTTCAGGTTACCGATCAGGACATGGTGGATATGGTGTATGAGGAGATGCGGACCCAGGGCTGGTTCTTCGGTTCGAGCACGGGCATCAACCTGTGCGGGGCGGTGGAAACCGCCCGCCGGATGGGGCCCGGTCACACCATCGTGACCGTGCTCTGTGACACGGGACACAAGTACCAGTCACGACTCTTTAACCCGGCCTTCCTCGAAGAGAAAGGCCTGCGGATACCCGCGGTTCAGCGCCCTTTGAATTCCGGCTGACGCTTTTCCACAAACGCCTTCGCCG
This window harbors:
- a CDS encoding cysteine synthase A, giving the protein MNIPSRFEDAIGNTPLVRLSRLSEQTGCEILGKAEFLNPGGSVKDRAALWIIREHEKSGALQPGGIVVEGTAGNTGIGLTHICNARGYRCIIYMPDTQSPEKVELLRTLGADVREVPAVPYRDPMNYQKQAGRFAESLPGAVWANQFDNTANRQAHYDSTGPEIWAQTEGHVDAFVAATGTGGTLAGVSRYLKEVHRDTRIVLADPMGSALYSWVKSGDPQMSKGPSITEGIGNSRVTVNLEDTQVDDAVQVTDQDMVDMVYEEMRTQGWFFGSSTGINLCGAVETARRMGPGHTIVTVLCDTGHKYQSRLFNPAFLEEKGLRIPAVQRPLNSG
- a CDS encoding FAD:protein FMN transferase: MSRWLLCLLLCLSTMSRADWFERRESIMGTAIHAEVWSDSAETAEQVLDSVMDEMRRIDTTYSPYIETSALSELNRLAPVGWVSVAAEMIDLLTRSARVSELTEGAFDITYASIGRYYDYREGVRPDSAQIEEGLAAIDYRYVEIDVEKGRVRYAHPHVYVDLGGIAKGYAVDRSIDILRAAGIEQASVSAGGDSRIIGDRGGHPWTVGVRDPRDANRMVVLLPLEDTAVSTSGDYERFFDEAGVRYHHILDPATGDSARHSMSVTVLGPDATLTDALSTSVFVLGAERGLALIDRLPGIDAIIIDAQGRLHYSADLSELVDPSQARSSGDGAPR
- a CDS encoding serine hydrolase domain-containing protein, yielding MSSVEIAGIEAVGLDPARVEALRVRARREVEEGLLPAVQIAVARNGRLAMFESFGTADSTSLFCLFSATKAITSAAIWLLMQDGRLSVDEKVADVIPAFGSNGKESITVEQLLLHTAGFPAAPFKSLDWINPTRRWERFSQWRLSWPPGSRFEYHPTSTMWALAEIIEQRSGIAFQQFIRERICQPLDLLDLFVGLPERENHRVVPCAMVGEPLTPADYQRLGVPAPPVTEVTEDAILSFNDPAIRAVGVPGGGGITSAAQLALFYQALLHGGLDDSAAVWSRETLTSARRVRTGELRDPLFHKLVNRGLGIVIAGDESRSYRGFGKTNSPEAFGHNGAGGQLAWVDPASGISLAYLTSGHDRNEIRQARRGVAISSLAAVCAGEQV
- a CDS encoding TlpA disulfide reductase family protein, producing the protein MRWTKTVALTVIALAAANVGAVTLQQDAPDFTLKSLEGSNLRLNEYRGQVVLINFWASWCGPCRQEMPLLDRLHSRYEDTGFAVLGVNVEGVVEPAMEIVQKTNVTFPILIDDGQRVSELYNLQAMPSTVVVDRDGVVRYIHLGYKPGDEAKYVEVVKQLIRE